The Xiphias gladius isolate SHS-SW01 ecotype Sanya breed wild chromosome 7, ASM1685928v1, whole genome shotgun sequence genome window below encodes:
- the crybb1l3 gene encoding crystallin, beta B1, like 3, which translates to MSHSGAQGSIGSHAAIGLRSTKIYLYEYENFQGRKVDLTGECRNLCEKGFERVGSIRVESGPWLGYEQQNLTGEMFILEKGEYPRWDTWSNSYRCDRFMSVRPIKMDPQDHKICLFESTNFEGRKMEVCDEDIPSLWSYGFQDHVASIQVTGGTWVGYQYPGYRGFQYVFEMGSFKHWNEWGAHHPQIQSIRRVRDMQTHRRGCFEMTA; encoded by the exons ATGTCTCACTCAGGTGCTCAAGGCAGCATTGGCAGCCACGCTGCCATAGGGCTGCGCAGTACCAAG ataTACCTCTATGAATACGAGAACTTCCAAGGCCGCAAGGTGGACCTGACTGGAGAGTGCCGTAACCTGTGTGAGAAGGGTTTTGAAAGAGTTGGCTCCATCAGAGTAGAGAGTGGACC CTGGTTGGGTTATGAGCAGCAGAACCTGACTGGTGAGATGTTCATACTGGAGAAGGGAGAGTACCCCCGCTGGGACACCTGGTCCAACAGCTACAGGTGTGACCGCTTCATGTCTGTCAGGCCCATCAAAATG GACCCCCAGGACCACAAGATTTGCCTGTTTGAAAGTACAAACTTCGAGGGTCGTAAGATGGAGGTGTGCGATGAGGATATTCCAAGCCTGTGGTCTTACGGTTTCCAGGACCATGTTGCCAGCATTCAGGTCACTGGTGGAAC CTGGGTGGGCTACCAGTACCCTGGCTACCGTGGGTTCCAGTATGTGTTTGAAATGGGCTCTTTCAAGCACTGGAATGAGTGGGGAGCTCACCACCCCCAGATCCAGTCCATCCGCAGGGTGAGAGACATGCAGACGCACCGCAGGGGCTGCTTCGAGATGACCGCATAG